In Papaver somniferum cultivar HN1 chromosome 1, ASM357369v1, whole genome shotgun sequence, a genomic segment contains:
- the LOC113337629 gene encoding endochitinase At2g43590-like, whose protein sequence is MAGHDVLKLVVTVGILVGISSDSAEGQSVSSIVTPAFFNRIIAQAGTGCEGKRFYKRSTFLAAARANPKFGHAGSVTKSKREIAAFFAHVTHETGHFCYIREIARGKYCQSSTQYPCAPGKDYYGRGPIQLTWNYNYGACGKAISVNLLKNPDLVATSATISFKAAFWFWMNNVHSVITSGGGFGRTIRKINGGECGGGNRPAVRARVKYYRAYCKQIGVTPGPNLYC, encoded by the exons atggcaGGTCATGATGTACTCAAACTGGTTGTGACAGTTGGAATTCTGGTCGGAATCTCATCTGATTCGGCTGAGGGTCAGTCCGTTAGTAGCATTGTAACACCAGCATTTTTTAACCGTATAATTGCTCAGGCTGGTACAGGATGTGAGGGGAAGAGATTTTATAAGCGAAGTACGTTTCTTGCAGCTGCAAGAGCGAATCCTAAATTTGGTCATGCTGGTAGTGTGACAAAATCTAAACGTGAAATTGCTGCATTCTTCGCTCATGTAACTCATGAAACAGGAC ATTTCTGTTACATCAGAGAAATAGCTCGAGGAAAATATTGTCAGAGTAGCACACAATACCCATGCGCTCCTGGAAAGGATTATTATGGAAGAGGGCCAATTCAGCTTACATGGAATTATAATTATGGAGCCTGTGGTAAGGCTATTAGCGTGAATCTTTTGAAGAATCCTGACCTTGTGGCTACTAGTGCTACCATTTCATTCAAGGCTGCGTTTTGGTTTTGGATGAATAATGTTCATTCTGTTATAACTTCTggtggaggttttggtcgtacaatcCGTAAAATCAATGGAGGTGAATGCGGTGGCGGAAATCGGCCAGCAGTTCGTGCCAGGGTGAAGTATTATAGGGCATACTGTAAGCAGATCGGTGTAACACCTGGGCCAAATCTTTACTGCTAG
- the LOC113361723 gene encoding endochitinase At2g43590-like, translated as MVILSYKKLVSVLAILFGCMAQPILGQTNFGSVANYVTPAFFNNIIGQAGSGCPGKKFYYHSAFLEAGNYYPTFGKTGTLEDSKREIAAFFAHVTHETGHFCYVREIARGKYCQLSTQYPCAPGKNYYGRGPIQLTWNYNYGACSKSIGVNLLKNPDLVATNAIISFKAAIWFWMNNVHSVIISGGGFGRTIRKVNGGECGGGNRPAVRARVKYYKAYCKQLGITPGPNLYC; from the exons ATGGTTATTCTTAGCTACAAGAAACTTGTTTCGGTATTGGCAATTCTGTTTGGATGTATGGCACAGCCTATTTTGGGTCAGACGAACTTTGGCTCTGTAGCCAATTATGTGACACCAGCGTTCTTTAACAATATAATCGGTCAAGCTGGTTCAGGCTGTCCTGGGAAAAAATTCTATTACCACAGTGCTTTTCTTGAGGCTGGAAATTATTACCCTACATTCGGTAAAACAGGAACTCTTGAAGATTCTAAACGTGAaattgctgctttctttgctcATGTAACTCATGAAACAGGAC ATTTCTGTTACGTAAGAGAAATAGCTCGAGGAAAATATTGTCAGCTCAGCACACAATACCCATGTGCCCCAGGAAAGAATTATTATGGACGAGGACCAATTCAACTTACATGGAATTATAATTATGGAGCGTGTAGTAAGAGCATTGGCGTGAATCTTTTAAAGAATCCAGACCTCGTAGCTACCAATGCAATCATTTCATTCAAGGCTGCTATTTGGTTTTGGATGAATAATGTGCATTCAGTTATAATTTCGGGTGGAGGTTTCGGTCGTACAATCCGTAAAGTCAATGGTGGTGAATGCGGTGGCGGAAATCGGCCAGCAGTTCGTGCCAGGGTGAAGTATTACAAAGCATACTGTAAGCAGCTCGGTATAACGCCTGGGCCAAATCTTTATTGCTAG